Proteins from a genomic interval of Zingiber officinale cultivar Zhangliang chromosome 1B, Zo_v1.1, whole genome shotgun sequence:
- the LOC122049378 gene encoding LRR receptor-like serine/threonine-protein kinase GSO2: MERGEGSFSFLLGFFFFFLCFSLCCFSSSADTSPQLDQSQVLILVALSNFLPSSFQWNATSHPNPCNWKGVNCSSTSRVAGLDLAGVGLSTAAGFFEELCRLDSLLWLDLSNNTFTSIPESFFSNCSGLSGLQHLNMSYNGLTRLQNFSSFGSLQILDLSRNKLSGDIDLQLDDLAELQSLNLSFNSFDGSIPSLRKANGLRELMLSYNHLAGEIPTEISLHKNLTILDLNWNQISGRIPDELGELTKLEILLLSRNQMNGEIPNTLSMISNLYRFAANQNNFSGAIPSGLTRFVKNLDLSYNQLNGSIPSDFLSSPTLLSLDLTSNRLEGAIQVGSSPRLFRLRLGQNSLSGAIPQTIGSLSGLEYLELDGNDLSSQIPLQIGDIKNLTLLNLASNRMEGELPKELGDLRQLVVLQLQSNSFTGMIPEEVFRLTNLITLNLSQNSLSGAISPAIANLSELTNLDLHGNEFEGPIPDSIRSLTSLIELELGDNRLSGTIPKMPDSITIALNLSHNLFSGPLPSSLGELTQLEILDLSNNDFIGEVPKSFANMKSLTLLDLSNNNLSGTLPDQLTKFATVIISGTEIRNLTDLQNTVSKKKKNSAWIIVVAIVGAVIGLSAVAIVLVLIFPRRFYRVKDEQPQSEESTPQIVSGHLITANDFHRSGIDFSKVMEVVCDPRNIELKTRFSTYYKVVMPNGVSYAVKKLNWSDKVFRVENHEKIGQELEALGMLSSSNIMVPLAYMSIEDDAYLFYEHVYKGTVFDFLHKNSDNVLDWASRHAIMLKVAQGLTFLHGCTQPIILLDLTTKSIKLKSHKEPQIGDIELLRVIDATKSSGSLSAVAGSVGYVPPEYAYTMKVTMAGNVYSFGVILLELLTGKPPVNNGLELARWALNFSTKPAERELMLDSRISKTSLVVRSQMLSVLKVALACVSVAPEGRPKMQQALRMVYNAK; the protein is encoded by the exons ATGGAGAGGGGTGAGGGTAGCTTCTCCTTCTTActcggcttcttcttcttcttcctttgcttctcctTGTGTTGTTTCAGTAGCTCTGCGGACACTTCTCCCCAACTCGACCAATCCCAAGTCCTAATCTTGGTCGCTCTGTCGAATTTCCTCCCCAGCTCCTTCCAATGGAACGCCACGAGCCACCCAAATCCTTGCAATTGGAAAGGAGTGAACTGCTCCTCCACATCTCGAGTCGCAGGACTAGACCTCGCCGGAGTCGGCTTATCCACGGCCGCCggattcttcgaagaactctgccGCCTAGACTCCTTGCTCTGGCTCGATCTGTCCAATAACACCTTTACTAGCATTCCTGAATCCTTCTTCTCCAACTGCAGCGGCCTCTCGGGACTGCAACACCTCAACATGAGCTATAATGGACTGACCCGGCTGCAGAATTTTTCGAGCTTCGGATCCTTGCAGATACTGGATTTGTCCCGCAATAAGCTCAGTGGAGACATCGATTTGCAGTTAGATGACCTCGCAGAGCTGCAAAGTTTGAATCTTTCTTTCAATTCGTTTGATGGAAGCATACCTTCTCTTCGGAAAGCCAATGGATTGAGGGAACTGATGCTGTCTTATAACCATCTTGCTGGAGAAATTCCAACGGAGATTAGCCTTCACAAAAACCTCACTATTTTAGATTTAAACTGGAACCAGATATCAGGAAGGATCCCTGATGAGTTGGGTGAGCTTACCAAGTTGGAGATACTTCTCCTTTCTCGCAATCAAATGAATGGCGAGATTCCAAATACTTTGTCCATGATCAGTAACCTTTACCGGTTTGCTGCCAATCAGAACAACTTCAGCGGCGCCATTCCATCAGGACTTACAAGATTTGTCAAGAACTTGGACCTCAGCTATAATCAACTTAACGGCAGCATTCCATCAGACTTCCTCTCATCTCCTACGCTGTTGTCCCTAGATCTCACCAGCAATCGCCTCGAAGGTGCCATACAGGTGGGTTCATCTCCGAGACTCTTCCGGTTGCGGCTTGGTCAGAATTCACTTTCTGGGGCAATTCCACAGACAATTGGCAGTCTCTCTGGTCTGGAGTACCTGGAGCTCGACGGGAATGATTTGAGTTCCCAGATCCCTCTGCAGATTGGCGATATCAAGAACCTGACGCTGCTGAACCTTGCATCAAATCGAATGGAAGGTGAATTGCCGAAGGAATTGGGCGATCTTCGGCAGTTGGTTGTGCTGCAACTCCAATCAAACAGTTTTACAGGTATGATTCCTGAAGAAGTTTTCAGATTGACAAACTTAATCACATTAAATCTGAGCCAGAACTCGCTCTCTGGAGCGATTTCTCCTGCAATTGCTAATTTGAGTGAGCTCACAAACTTGGACTTGCATGGAAATGAGTTTGAAGGTCCTATACCTGATTCAATTCGCAGCTTGACTTCTCTGATAGAGCTGGAGCTTGGAGATAACCGATTGAGTGGAACTATTCCAAAAATGCCTGACAGTATAACGATTGCACTTAACCTTAGTCATAACCTCTTCAGTGGACCTTTACCGTCAAGTCTTGGTGAATTAACACAGCTGGAGATTCTTGATCTCTCAAacaatgatttcattggtgaggtGCCAAAATCTTTCGCTAATATGAAAAGCTTGACGCTGCTGGATCTGTCAAACAATAATCtttctggaacccttccagatcAACTTACCAAATTTGCTACTGTCATTATATCTGGAACAGAGATCAGGAACTTGACTGACCTCCAAAACACGGTttcgaagaagaaaaagaatagtgCTTGGATCATTGTCGTGGCTATTGTTGGAGCCGTAATCGGTTTGAGCGCGGTAGCTATAGTCCTTGTGCTAATATTTCCAAGGCGCTTTTATCGGGTGAAAGATGAACAACCTCAATCAGAAGAGAGCACTCCTCAGATTGTCTCTGGCCATTTGATCACTGCAAATGATTTCCATAGATCGGGCATTGACTTCTCGAAGGTAATGGAAGTGGTTTGTGATCCAAGAAACATAGAACTGAAGACTCGGTTTTCTACATACTACAAGGTTGTCATGCCTAATGGGGTTAGCTATGCTGTCAAGAAACTCAACTGGTCTGACAAAGTGTTCCGAGTAGAAAACCATGAGAAGATTGGCCAGGAATTGGAGGCCCTAGGAATGCTGAGCAGTTCAAATATAATGGTACCATTGGCATATATGTCAATCGAAGACGATGCTTACCTCTTCTACGAACATGTATACAAGGGGACTGTGTTTGATTTTCTTCACAAGAACTCCGACAATGTGTTAGATTGGGCCTCGCGTCATGCAATAATGCTAAAGGTAGCTCAAGGTCTGACCTTCCTCCATGGATGCACACAGCCAATTATTCTGCTTGATCTGACAACAAAGAGCATCAAATTGAAATCACACAAGGAGCCTCAAATAGGGGATATCGAACTTCTCCGAGTTATCGATGCTACAAAAAGCTCAGGCAGCCTTTCCGCTGTTGCTGGATCAGTTGGATATGTTCCTCCTG AGTATGCATACACAATGAAAGTTACGATGGCTGGAAATGTATACAGTTTTGGGGTTATTTTACTTGAGTTGCTGACTGGAAAACCACCGGTAAACAATGGACTCGAGTTAGCTAGGTGGGCATTGAATTTTTCTACTAAGCCTGCCGAAAGAGAACTGATgctggattctaggatttcaaaaACTTCGTTGGTGGTTCGAAGTCAGATGCTTTCAGTCCTGAAGGTTGCACTTGCATGTGTTAGTGTGGCTCCAGAGGGAAGGCCAAAGATGCAACAGGCGTTAAGGATGGTCTATAATGCAAAGTGA
- the LOC122049388 gene encoding dihydrolipoyllysine-residue acetyltransferase component 5 of pyruvate dehydrogenase complex, chloroplastic-like, translated as MAASLLHVRFTSPSLPSPVLRRSSCRPAATPTRIYAKIREIFMPALSSTMTEGKIVSWVKSEGDRLAKGESVVVVESDKADMDVETFYDGFLAAIMVEEGGVAPVGSAIALLAESEDEIPLAKSQASSSPSSPAIAPVADSPAPSEAPTPPPSQTAPPPRASSASASLSAHPASEGGQRIVATPFAKKLAKELKVELAAVTGTGPQGRIVAKDVEAAAASGSTVPREPKTVAETGAAKVPTSPIIQLGTVVPFTTMQGAVSKNMVESLSVPTFRVGYTITTNALDELYKKIKSKGVTMTALLAKATSMALIKHPVVNSSCRDGKSFTYNSSINIAVAVAIDGGLITPVLQDADKVDIYSLSRKWKELVDKARAKQLQPHEYNTGTFTLSNLGMFGVDRFDAILPPGTGAIMAVGASQPTVVASKDGRIGLKNQMQVNVTADHRVIYGADLAAFLQTLAQIIENPKDLTM; from the exons ATGGCTGCTTCACTTCTCCATGTTCGCTTCACTTCTCCCTCCCTCCCTTCTCCCGTTCTCCGCCGGTCCTCCTGCCGCCCCGCCGCTACCCCGACGAGGATCTACGCCAAGATCCGCGAGATCTTCATGCCGGCGCTTAGCTCCACCATGACGGAGGGGAAGATTGTGTCCTGGGTTAAGTCGGAGGGAGACCGGCTCGCCAAGGGTGAGAGCGTCGTCGTCGTCGAGTCCGACAAGGCCGACATGGACGTCGAGACATTCTACGACGGATTCCTCGCTGCCATCATGGTCGAGGAGGGAGGCGTCGCCCCTGTCGGCTCCGCCATCGCCCTACTCGCGGAGTCCGAGGATGAGATCCCCCTTGCTAAATCCCAAGCTTCCTCGTCGCCTTCTTCCCCTGCCATTGCCCCTGTTGCTGACTCACCTGCTCCCTCTGAAGCGCCTACTCCTCCCCCATCGCAAACCGCACCTCCTCCAAGGGCCTCTTCGGCATCCGCTTCTTTATCGGCCCACCCTGCATCCGAGGGCGGGCAACGGATTGTCGCCACACCCTTTGCGAAGAAACTTGCTAAGGAGTTGAAGGTAGAATTGGCTGCAGTTACCGGGACCGGACCTCAGGGGCGAATTGTGGCCAAGGATGTGGAAGCTGCGGCAGCTTCTGGGTCGACTGTGCCGAGGGAACCAAAAACAGTCGCAGAAACTGGAGCGGCGAAGGTTCCTACTTCTCCGATCATCCAATTGGGCACTGTGGTTCCATTCACCACGATGCAGGGTGCCGTTAGCAAAAACATGGTAGAAAGCCTCTCAGTTCCAACATTCCGTGTGGGCTATACGATCACCACAAATGCACTTGACGAGCTCTACAAGAAA ATTAAATCAAAGGGTGTCACCATGACTGCATTGCTTGCCAAGGCGACTTCTATGGCATTAATTAAACATCCAGTTGTCAATTCCAGTTGCAGAGATGGGAAGAGCTTTACATACAACAGCAGTATCAATATTGCTGTTGCTGTGGCTATTGATGGAGGATTGATTACACCAGTCCTTCAGGATGCGGACAAG GTTGATATCTATTCGTTGTCAAGAAAATGGAAGGAGTTGGTTGATAAGGCAAGAGCCAAGCAGCTGCAGCCTCATGAATACAATACAG GTACATTTACTCTTTCAAATCTTGGAATGTTTGGGGTCGACCGCTTTGATGCAATTCTGCCTCCTGGAACT GGGGCAATCATGGCCGTTGGTGCATCTCAACCAACTGTTGTTGCTTCCAAGGATGGCAGAATTGGATTAAAGAATCAGATGCAG GTGAATGTTACTGCAGATCACCGTGTCATTTATGGTGCTGATCTCGCTGCTTTCTTGCAAACTCTAGCACAGATTATAGAGAACCCCAAAGACCTCACCATGTAA